In the genome of Candidatus Poribacteria bacterium, the window TCCCGCTCTTCGATAATAGCACGACTACCTATGTTATCCTCTGACTTACCCCTTCTTCCAATTGAAGCTGCTGGAGTTCTTCTGCCGTAAGGGTTTCAACATCTCCCACTCAAGTTGCTCAATTTTTATGATTAACTCCGTTATAGTCGGGACCATAAGTTTAATCCTCTTTATTTTTTAAGGGATGTGCCAGCAAGAGGCACATCCCTTTCCACGTATAACATTATACATATCATATCACGCTTTTGGGAGCGTGGGCAACGTTAAACGCGGACGCTCACCGAAATCGGGGAGTTCGGGTGGGTTCTCTTCCATCTGTCGGAGGAGTTCTTCGATTGCACGGTCAAGCTGCGGATCGGCATCAGTGATATAGTCCTGCGGACGATAATCTACCTCAATATCCGGATCAGTGCCGTAGTTCTCAACGCTCCAACCGACATCAACGAACCAAAAAGAATACTCCGGTTGCGTCGTACCGCCTCTATCCACAAACGTCTGATGCGGCGAAATACCGATAACACCACCCCATGTCCGTTTTCCGATGAGCAATCCTAACTCCATCAACTTGAAACAGTGCGAGAAAATATCACCATCGGAGCCAGCGTTCTCATTGGTGACAGCCACCATCGGACCCAAGACAGAAGCATCTGGATACGGATGCGGCGTACCCCAACGCGGCACGTCATACCCAATCCGCCGCCGAGACAACTTCTCTAAAAGCAGCTGCGAAACATGCCCACCGCCATTGTAACGCACGTCAACCAACAGACCGGGATAACTCACCTCTGTGAGAAAACCGCGGTGAAACTCCGCATACCCACGCCTCCCCATGTCAGGAATATGGACATACCCGACTTTACCGTCCGTCTTTTCGTGGACATATCGTCGATTCTGTGACACCCACTCACGATAACGTAGCTCGTGCTCACCGCCGAGCACTTTGAGCGTCACGACCCGTTTTTCGTCATCTTCCGCATTTTGGAATGTTGCTTGGACTTCCTGATTCGCGAGGCTCACGAGCAGCTCACCCGGCGAAACGGTTTCGCTGACACGTTGCCCCCCGATCGCAAGCAGAATATCGCCTTTACGGACATTAACGCCCGGTGCGTTGAGTGGCGAATCCTTCGACGCTTCCCAACCATCGCCACGTGGAATGTGCGTGATACGATACCCATTGCTCTCCGCATCGTAGGCAAAATCGGCACCGAGAAACCCCTGCGCATAGTTCGGTGAACTCCGGTAATCACCGCCCATCTCATACGCATGTGAAGTGCCAAGTTCACCCTGCATCTCCCACATTAGGTCCGAAAACTCACCGCGCGTCGCAATCCGATCAAGGAGCGGTAAATAACGCTGATACACATGCTCCCAATCCACACCGGACATATCCTCTGTCCAAAAGAAATCGCGCTGGAGTCGCCATGCCTCTCGATACATCTGGTGCCACTCGGCTGTAGGCACAACGGAGGCTTTGATACGATTGAGGTCGATCCACCCCGTTTGTCGGTTCGTTCCACCTCTACTTTCGGATTTCTCAACTTTCTTGCCAGCTCTGATAACACGCAAACGGTTTCCGGCTACATAAGCGAGCGTCTTAGCGTCGCGTGAGAGGCGAAAACCGTCAATACCGGAAACAAGCGTATCCTTCTTCTGTTCCTTGAAGTCGTAGACGTGAAGTGTGCCTCTGGGTCCATCACCGCTATCGCTACTGGGCGGTGTATCTTCTCCCGGAAACGCGGTAAAAATCACTTTGCCTTCAATACCGGCAATCTGTCCGTAACGTCCACGTGGATACGGGAATGCGACGACACGTTGTGAAATCCCTTCTACATCTATGGTGATTGGTTCAGGCTTATCCTTCTTCTTCTCAGATTTCTCGTCAGATGCCTTACCACCATCGTCCTGCTTTTCGTCCTCATCTTCCTTGTCCTTATCCTCTTTCTCCTCCTCAAGCGGACGCGGTTCCGGCACGAACGGATTCCCTAAAGTCTCCTGCAGAGTTATTAACAAGGGACGCATCGCCGTAGGAAAACCGAGATCAAAGTGGAGTGCATCGTAAACCGGATTGAATTCCCGATAGGAGAGGAAATAGAGGTATTTCCCGTCCGGATCCCATGCAGGTGCGAAATCGCTGAATTCAGATTCAGTGGCGAGCCAGGTCTCACCCGTTTCAATCTTGCAGAGTTTTATTGAGCGAGTCGTCTCTGTCGGTGCGAAACTATAGGCGCACCACTTACCATCAGGCGACCAAGACGCACCTCGAATGCTTTGATAATGACCTTTGTCAAGCGTACGGAGTTCGTGTGTCTTTAAATCAATGTGCAAAAGTTCAAAACGGTGATTAACGAGAAGCACAGTGTCATTTTC includes:
- a CDS encoding PDZ domain-containing protein — protein: MSGYYRSPTICQDTIVFVCEDDLWTVPVEGGVARRLTSNLGLAGSPRLSPDCELLAFSGREEGPSEVYIMPALGGEAKRLTYQGSNVSVVGWDANGKDILYSSGAGLAFDPWIWKVSSDGGEPERLPYGPANHIDFGDTGGVVLGRLTREPARWKRYRGGTAGQLWIDIEGDGQFQPLNPVDSNFTTPMWIGERIYFISDHEGVGNIYSCLPTGENIQRHTHQDTYYCRLAQTDGTRIVYHAGADLFVYDIENDTETHVDVEFRSPRIQRQRKFVRASEYMQEFAPAPDGHALAVTVRGKPFTMANWEGAVLQHGERDGARYRFTQWLNDGKRLVTISDAGGEEALEIHTRDGSADVVRLDALDIGHVRELSVSPQTESGENDTVLLVNHRFELLHIDLKTHELRTLDKGHYQSIRGASWSPDGKWCAYSFAPTETTRSIKLCKIETGETWLATESEFSDFAPAWDPDGKYLYFLSYREFNPVYDALHFDLGFPTAMRPLLITLQETLGNPFVPEPRPLEEEKEDKDKEDEDEKQDDGGKASDEKSEKKKDKPEPITIDVEGISQRVVAFPYPRGRYGQIAGIEGKVIFTAFPGEDTPPSSDSGDGPRGTLHVYDFKEQKKDTLVSGIDGFRLSRDAKTLAYVAGNRLRVIRAGKKVEKSESRGGTNRQTGWIDLNRIKASVVPTAEWHQMYREAWRLQRDFFWTEDMSGVDWEHVYQRYLPLLDRIATRGEFSDLMWEMQGELGTSHAYEMGGDYRSSPNYAQGFLGADFAYDAESNGYRITHIPRGDGWEASKDSPLNAPGVNVRKGDILLAIGGQRVSETVSPGELLVSLANQEVQATFQNAEDDEKRVVTLKVLGGEHELRYREWVSQNRRYVHEKTDGKVGYVHIPDMGRRGYAEFHRGFLTEVSYPGLLVDVRYNGGGHVSQLLLEKLSRRRIGYDVPRWGTPHPYPDASVLGPMVAVTNENAGSDGDIFSHCFKLMELGLLIGKRTWGGVIGISPHQTFVDRGGTTQPEYSFWFVDVGWSVENYGTDPDIEVDYRPQDYITDADPQLDRAIEELLRQMEENPPELPDFGERPRLTLPTLPKA